One Pochonia chlamydosporia 170 chromosome 5, whole genome shotgun sequence DNA segment encodes these proteins:
- a CDS encoding heat-labile enterotoxin, A chain (similar to Metarhizium robertsii ARSEF 23 XP_007816336.1) encodes MRFKHFLAVSGLAVLAAGYSTPGALERVYFYYAYRLDEMTGRAKIAPGCGKPGSPCSFDEFVKWIQNDKVATHITDEPFPPIDETAKILSEKGLTGVINIGRVMNGIQNDYTVLLNKVGDVVTGKMEANLNIENPTEAQLKELKDVRLKIMDAVKMVGNARVAATVTSFKPFANFKVVLNAKGDAVDFEKTVEANPGSISRDRLEELWTQHSQGKTATPELLRDFKPQMSFKVIPLPGGGRVDMGSTLKANPGMTRDGLTAQWNLNIEGNHGGNIDALKRTFLNIRQILCPSDRRRWIKRGALACSLNDLLSVDEAVSQGTKLSPEGPELPPTSQEITVAHEAERISNMEFEELMPRFRLATLRKQPSLSLQDLRTKYLGYKPLDPKSPRLRPGSGGSLAMKTFGVAGGAAWVGGVVEAFAHDVGALNRAAVLASIVPLVGCTTSAIAGAQSGEDPVINGVDTALCFLGDALILGGFVPAGVVAQLVRTIIDLFTPLPELPTKEAMQSARDGPWKTFLSDRVYKLIYSHQEFYPEDGFGAKLESALAIEAGAVVSESAQTIGALKASIQSPGVDVDQGQLQTGTEEAVVKVREATPVEIRKRQRHFLLGLPATLRDGNAASFGDLGRDYTRDFVNRITSFENIQRYPDSKFTDFLTPLAGGVGAVANDPYSESSARMREIGQYLQNTPLPMPSLFELAFILGQSKGMKVAPETLSARDYIKQQVPTAPEPTVDIVAIRQTIGISRLMYGQVKEAQLPLDYPADDDQSRHRLQLLLAMRMGALYEQAKVEWSNGQIGQLMTPADYRRVTHPVVPPFPPHPDEVGSIGLMLGLSKAVVEARIQHFRGEEIKAKFRALETMMLSKDFLAAALRPASKTAQSLKMRKRSAVARSVSIHQRRTQTQ; translated from the coding sequence ATGCGGTTTAAACACTTCTTGGCCGTCTCCGGCCTGGCAGTCCTTGCGGCCGGTTACTCCACGCCAGGGGCACTCGAGCGCGTCTACTTTTACTATGCGTACCGTCTGGACGAGATGACTGGCAGAGCAAAGATTGCACCAGGCTGCGGGAAGCCAGGCAGCCCGTGCAGCTTCGACGAGTTTGTCAAATGGATCCAAAACGACAAGGTAGCCACTCACATTACGGATGAGCCGTTTCCACCCATCGACGAAACTGCCAAGATTCTGTCCGAAAAAGGCCTGACTGGTGTCATTAACATTGGCCGCGTCATGAATGGTATCCAAAATGACTATACGGTACTGCTGAACAAGGTGGGGGATGTTGTCACTGGGAAAATGGAGGCCAACCTCAATATCGAGAACCCGACAGAGGCGCAGCTCAAAGAACTCAAAGATGTGAGGCTCAAGATCATGGATGCAGTAAAAATGGTAGGCAATGCACGTGTGGCGGCGACTGTGACTTCGTTCAAGCCGTTTGCCAATTTCAAAGTGGTCCTCAACGCCAAGGGCGACGCCGTCGACTTTGAAAAGACAGTCGAAGCGAACCCCGGAAGCATCTCGAGAGACCGTCTTGAGGAGCTCTGGACCCAGCACTCCCAGGGCAAGACGGCCACTCCCGAGCTCTTGAGAGACTTCAAGCCGCAAATGAGCTTCAAAGTTATACCCCTTCCCGGTGGCGGAAGGGTTGATATGGGGTCGACACTCAAAGCCAACCCCGGCATGACCAGAGACGGGCTCACGGCACAGTGGAACCTCAACATCGAAGGCAACCACGGGGGAAACATTGATGCGCTTAAAAGGACTTTTCTCAACATTCGCCAAATTCTGTGTCCGAGCGACCGCAGACGGTGGATCAAGAGAGGCGCGTTGGCCTGCTCCTTGAATGACCTGCTGTCCGTCGATGAGGCTGTCTCCCAGGGCACAAAACTGTCTCCCGAAGGCCCCGAGCTGCCGCCGACGTCACAGGAAATAACCGTTGCCCACGAGGCCGAGCGCATCTCCAACATGGAGTTTGAGGAGCTCATGCCGAGATTTCGACTGGCTACCCTACGAAAGCAGCCGAGTCTGTCGCTCCAGGATTTAAGAACAAAGTACCTTGGTTACAAGCCGCTTGACCCCAAGTCGCCGAGACTGCGTCCCGGCTCCGGCGGCTCGCTGGCCATGAAAACCTTTGGGGTTGCCGGTGGTGCCGCCTGGGTAGGCGGCGTAGTCGAAGCCTTTGCACACGACGTCGGGGCGCTGAACCGGGCGGCCGTCTTGGCCTCCATTGTTCCCCTTGTGGGATGCACCACCAGCGCAATTGCCGGAGCCCAGAGCGGCGAAGATCCCGTCATCAACGGAGTAGACACGGCCCTGTGCTTCCTCGGCGATGCGTTGATTCTTGGCGGTTTTGTTCCTGCTGGCGTCGTGGCTCAACTCGTCCGCACAATCATCGATCTCTTCACTCCCCTTCCCGAGCTGCCCACCAAAGAAGCCATGCAAAGCGCCCGCGACGGGCCCTGGAAGACGTTCCTAAGTGATCGCGTGTACAAGCTCATCTACTCGCATCAGGAGTTCTACCCAGAGGATGGTTTCGGAGCCAAGCTAGAGAGTGCGCTCGCCATCGAGGCCGGGGCCGTCGTTTCCGAGAGTGCCCAGACGATAGGCGCGCTCAAGGCTAGCATTCAGTCCCCCGGCGTAGATGTTGACCAAGGTCAACTTCAAACCGGCACCGAGGAGGCCGTCGTCAAGGTTCGAGAGGCAACGCCCGTCGAAATCCGAAAAAGGCAGCGTCACTTCCTGCTAGGACTCCCGGCCACCCTGAGGGACGGCAACGCCGCCTCGTTTGGGGACTTGGGCCGCGATTATACCAGAGACTTTGTCAACCGCATAACGTCGTTTGAGAATATCCAACGCTATCCAGATTCCAAATTCACCGACTTTCTGACGCCTTTGGCTGGAGGCGTAGGGGCTGTTGCTAATGACCCCTATTCAGAGTCCAGTGCGCGCATGAGGGAAATCGGGCAGTATCTACAAAACACACCCCTACCAATGCCCAGCCTCTTTGAGCTTGCCTTTATTCTCGGCCAGTCCAAAGGGATGAAGGTGGCGCCAGAGACACTCTCTGCGCGAGATTACATCAAGCAGCAAGTGCCGACTGCGCCTGAGCCGACCGTGGACATTGTAGCCATTCGGCAGACAATAGGCATTTCACGTCTCATGTATGGTCAGGTCAAGGAGGCCCAGCTGCCGCTGGACTACCCTGCCGACGACGACCAGAGCCGCCACCGACTTCAGCTGCTCCTCGCCATGAGAATGGGTGCACTGTACGAACAAGCCAAGGTGGAATGGAGCAACGGACAGATCGGGCAGTTGATGACTCCCGCTGACTATCGACGGGTTACGCACCCTGTGGTGCCCCCTTTCCCACCACACCCGGATGAAGTTGGTTCCATTGGTCTCATGCTTGGGCTTTCCAAGGCTGTTGTCGAGGCTCGGATTCAGCACTTCAGGGGAGAGGagatcaaggccaagttcAGGGCTCTCGAAACCATGATGCTGAGCAAAGACTTCTTGGCCGCCGCTCTCAGACCGGCCAGCAAGACCGCCCAGTCACTCAAGATGCGCAAAAGATCGGCCGTGGCACGGTCAGTATCTATCCATCAGCGCCGCACCCAGACACAGTAG